DNA sequence from the Syntrophales bacterium genome:
CGGCGATTGAACAAAACCGCAGACGTAGCAGCGCTACGTTGAGGATTTTGTGATTGAGCCACAGCCAAAGATGGCCCAAAGATGAGATGCAAGATGTTCAGGTTATTTTTGGACAGGCCCAAAGCTAAGGCGGACAAACGTCCGCAAGGTCGCCCGCCAGGCCGGTTGAAATCATTTAGGGGAGATGCCTGGGATGTTCGGGAAAATAAACGTTGGTGGAGAATAAAAAATATGATAGGAGAACCAGCCGAACGTACTACAAATATTGTACAGGCAGGTGGATTCATTCGTTGTAACAGGGAGAGTCATCTCTTCCTGTTGTAAGATTAAAGATGGACGGAGAAAAAAAATGATTAAAATCAGCCGGCCGAATACTGCGACAATAGTTGCTGTATTTTTGTGTTTAAGCGTCTTCATGTTTTCAGCATGTGCAACCCTCTCGACGGAAACTGCCGGAAACGAAAGCGTCGCACCCCAAAGCAATGGTCGCACTGAGAATGCTCCGTCAGCAGCTTTCCCTTCCCCAACTGGGAAAGCCACTGCCGAAAAGTCGGGGGTTTCAACCGGGGCGAAATTATCTCAGGTCGCTGCTCCCCTTAAGGAAACGGACCTCGTTAAAAATTCAGTTTCCCTTTCCGCAAACAGCAGGGCGATTGTTTCCGCGCCGGCGAATCCACCGCCTGTTATAAAACATAAACCATACACAAGGGATGATCTGATGGACTCTTCTCTTGTAGATTATGAAAAAGATCCCTCGAAGAATAAAAATTCAGCGGAAGTTGAGAATGAAAAGGATATCATGGAAGAGGCGCTTGTTCTTTTGGACGAGTCGCACAAATACTGGGCAAAAGGCGAGCTGGACGATGCCCTGCAGATGCTCGATCAGGCGTATGCCCTGTTGCTCGATACCAACGGCAATCCTGAAATTGCCAGGCAGAAGGACGATCTTCGCCTGATAATTTCCAAGAGGATTCTCGCCGTTTATAATTCCTTTCCCACTGCCGCCAAGGGGAAGCGCGGGGAAATACCTTTAATATCCAATGCCGACGTTGAAAAGGAGATACGTTCCTTTCAAAACTATGAGCGCGATTTTTTTATATCCTCTTATTACCGCTCCCTTATCTATCGCCCGAAAATTTCGGCGGAGCTCAAGAAAGCGGGATTGCCGGATGAGCTCTCCTGGCTGCCCCTCGTGGAAAGCGGCTTTAAAATAAACGCCCTTTCTTCTGCAAGGGCGCTGGGTCTATGGCAGTTCATCCCCTCGACCGGCTACAAGTACGGTCTGAATCGGGATGACTGGGTTGATGAACGGATGGATATTGAAAAATCCACGAGGGCGGCAATTGCGTATTTCAAAGACCTCCATGCGATGTTCGGAGACTGGCTTACCGTTTTGGCCGGATACAATTGCGGGGAGGGACGGGTCGCGCGCACAATTGCCTCTCAGCAGATAAACTACCTGGATCGCTTCTGGGATCTATATCAGAAACTGCCCAATGAAACTGCGCGCTATGTTCCCCGGTTTATTGCGACGCTGCTGGTCGTTAAAGACCCCGCAAAGTACGGGTTCGACTTTACAGCGGAAAAGAGCAAATACGACGTGTCCGCCTATGAAACGGTTGAGACAACCAAGTCAATGCGTTTACAGGACATTGCGGCAAAACTGGAAGTATCGGAAGAAAACTTGATTATCCTGAATGCCGAACTGCGGCTTAAAACAACTCCGAACAAACCGTACAAGTTGAAGGTCCCGTCAGGCAATGCCGACAAACTCCTGCAGCTTGCCGCCGACATTCCCAATGCCGACATTCCCCGCGCCTCTTCCCGGACGGTAAAAGGCGTTTTCATAAAATACAAGGTGCGCAGGGGAGAAACCCTGGGATACATCGCAGAAAAATACAGAACATCCGTAAGCTCAATACGTTCCGCCAACAAGTTGTCCAATAGAGGATTGTATGCCGGGCAGAAATTGAATATCCCGATTACGAAAACGAGCGTTTCGACAACTTCTGTAAGTTCTTCGGTGACTGCCAAGGCGAGCGTCCATAAAGTCAAGAAGGGCGATACCCTTGCGAAACTTTCCGATACCTATCACGTTTCCGTGGCCGATCTGAAGAAGATCAACAATCTGAAGAAGGATGTCTTGAAGATCGGACAAACCATCCGGCTTTCACAGAAGGAAGAGAAGGACTCGAAAAAAGCGTCGATTCCCCAGAAGGGCAAGGCGGAAGCCAAGACATACAAGGTGAAAAAGGGGGATAATCTTGCCAGGATAGCAAAAGAAAAAGGGGTTGCCCTCCAGAAGTTGCTGACCCTAAACAAGCTGACCCTCAAGGACGATATCTATCCAGGTCAGGAGATACTTGTTCAATAGTTCAATCCAGACGGTAATTTCTCAACAGAAAAAATAATTCATCCTCTTTTACTTTCATCCGCGCCACTTCCTCCGGAAGGGTATTTTCGTGGTTATACCCAAGCAGGTGCAGAATGCCGTGGATCAGCAGGAATTCCAGCTCGTCCATTAGCGGCAGCTCCGCGCAAGCGGCGTCCCGCGCGGCCGTTTCTGCCGAAATGATGATATCCCCCAATACCTCAGGGTGAATATCCCCCCCCTCGCCCTCCGTCATCGCAAAAGAGATGACATTGGTCGGCCGGTCCCGGTCGAGATAGTCGCGGTTTATGGCCTGTATCTGTGCATCGTCCACGATAAGGACGCTCACTTCGCCGTTTTCCCGCTTAAGTTCCTTCAGAAGTCTCTTTAAACTCCGACGGAGCCTGCTTTTATTGATCGTTTCTTTTTTCTGTTTATTGTGAAGCGAAACCGTCACGGTTTTTTCCTCCCGCTCTTTTGCTCCCCCTGATCGTAAGCGCGAATTACCTGCTGTACGAGAGGATGACGCACCACGTCCCGATCGGAGAAATAGATGAAACGTATTCCCTCGATGCGATTCAGCAAATTCTTAGCTTGGACGAGTCCCGAAACCTTGTCCGGGGGGAGATCGATCTGGGTTATGTCGCCGGTAACAACTGCCTTTGACCCATAACCGAGTCGCGTCAAAAACATCTTCATCTGCTCGGGGGTTGTGTTCTGGGCTTCATCGAGAATGACAAAGGAATCGTTCAGCGTGCGCCCCCTCATAAAGGCAAGCGGTGCGACCTCGATTACGCCCTTGTGGATCAACGCCTGGGCCCTGTCAAAATCAATCATGTCGAACAGGGCGTCATACAGGGGACGGAGATATGGGTTGACCTTTTCGGCAAGATCGCCGGGTAGGAAGCCCAGTTTTTCTCCGGCTTCCACGGCTGGGCGGGCAAGCGAGATGCGGCTTACCTTCTTTTCCATTAATGCGGCGACGGCCATGGCCATTGCCAGGTAGGTCTTGCCGGTTCCCGCCGGTCCGATGCCGAAGACCATATCGGAGGTTCTGATCGCGTCTATATAGCTTTTCTGCGAGAGGCTTTTGGGGGTGATAATGCGTTTTTTCGAAGAGATGAAGATCGTATCGAGAAATATTTTCTCCAAGTCAGCATGGGAATCCTCCGCAAGGATTTTATGGGCCTGTTCGATGTCGAGCGGAAAAATGTTATAACCTTTGCTCGTTATTTCATAGAGTTGCAAAAAGAGATTTTTAGCGTGCAGGATTAAAGATTTGTCACCGCCGAGAACAACGGCATTGCCGCGAACGGCGATCTTTACCGCCGCGAGTTTTTCAATCAGCCTTAAGTTCCGGTCATGCTCTCCGCACAGCGTGCGCAGGGAATCATTGTCGCTAAAACTCAGTTTTTCCAGAATTTCCGGCGCTGTCGTTTTTTTCAAAGTTCCGCAATTCCTCCTGCGTTTTTTTTCTATCCCGCGCTTTAAGGCGCCCGTAAATTTTAAAGAATGAAAATATTACTCCGACGCTGCTCA
Encoded proteins:
- the ybeY gene encoding rRNA maturation RNase YbeY, with product MTVSLHNKQKKETINKSRLRRSLKRLLKELKRENGEVSVLIVDDAQIQAINRDYLDRDRPTNVISFAMTEGEGGDIHPEVLGDIIISAETAARDAACAELPLMDELEFLLIHGILHLLGYNHENTLPEEVARMKVKEDELFFLLRNYRLD
- a CDS encoding PhoH family protein, which translates into the protein MKKTTAPEILEKLSFSDNDSLRTLCGEHDRNLRLIEKLAAVKIAVRGNAVVLGGDKSLILHAKNLFLQLYEITSKGYNIFPLDIEQAHKILAEDSHADLEKIFLDTIFISSKKRIITPKSLSQKSYIDAIRTSDMVFGIGPAGTGKTYLAMAMAVAALMEKKVSRISLARPAVEAGEKLGFLPGDLAEKVNPYLRPLYDALFDMIDFDRAQALIHKGVIEVAPLAFMRGRTLNDSFVILDEAQNTTPEQMKMFLTRLGYGSKAVVTGDITQIDLPPDKVSGLVQAKNLLNRIEGIRFIYFSDRDVVRHPLVQQVIRAYDQGEQKSGRKKP
- a CDS encoding LysM peptidoglycan-binding domain-containing protein encodes the protein MDSSLVDYEKDPSKNKNSAEVENEKDIMEEALVLLDESHKYWAKGELDDALQMLDQAYALLLDTNGNPEIARQKDDLRLIISKRILAVYNSFPTAAKGKRGEIPLISNADVEKEIRSFQNYERDFFISSYYRSLIYRPKISAELKKAGLPDELSWLPLVESGFKINALSSARALGLWQFIPSTGYKYGLNRDDWVDERMDIEKSTRAAIAYFKDLHAMFGDWLTVLAGYNCGEGRVARTIASQQINYLDRFWDLYQKLPNETARYVPRFIATLLVVKDPAKYGFDFTAEKSKYDVSAYETVETTKSMRLQDIAAKLEVSEENLIILNAELRLKTTPNKPYKLKVPSGNADKLLQLAADIPNADIPRASSRTVKGVFIKYKVRRGETLGYIAEKYRTSVSSIRSANKLSNRGLYAGQKLNIPITKTSVSTTSVSSSVTAKASVHKVKKGDTLAKLSDTYHVSVADLKKINNLKKDVLKIGQTIRLSQKEEKDSKKASIPQKGKAEAKTYKVKKGDNLARIAKEKGVALQKLLTLNKLTLKDDIYPGQEILVQ